One segment of Arcobacter sp. F2176 DNA contains the following:
- a CDS encoding glycosyltransferase, protein MKNIAIIGHEFHKKTLSTKFFCDMLTKYYDITFFWTHTREYKADITNFRINDITNLHAIILFQIFPDIQELELFNNKNIILIPMFDNDLKIDYSKWSKYHNYKFINFSKTLFEKLDFLDFKKNLYVQYMPSLDSIKPKILNKENNKPKIFFWQRSKEINWILIKKLIDFTQIESIHMHRISPIEEKDDWFEKPSENDIINYNISFSHWFDSKEDFFNKVNEFDIFIAPRLFEGIGLAFLEAMSLGKCIVAPNFPTMNEYIKDKQNGFLYDFTNPKRVDLNNWKEISHNAKYTASLIKDKWIKSENKIIEFIDLTDEKNISYNEYLDSLELSKVKNHFIIEDIKINNYLNINTINQSSMDFSKYLSLLISFFKKNINNDNKYIIYGAGTGCELITKLIDKKNILFIVDLDEQKYSTTINNISIYPIEKLLISDEKIIISLFGRYEKIYQFLTEKYKIKKDRIISLDFR, encoded by the coding sequence ATGAAAAATATAGCAATAATAGGGCATGAATTCCACAAAAAAACTTTATCTACAAAATTCTTTTGTGACATGCTAACGAAATATTATGATATTACTTTTTTTTGGACTCATACTCGTGAGTACAAGGCAGATATAACAAATTTTAGGATCAATGATATTACAAATTTACATGCAATTATTTTATTTCAAATATTTCCTGATATTCAAGAATTAGAATTATTTAATAATAAAAATATAATATTAATACCAATGTTTGATAATGACTTAAAAATAGATTACTCTAAATGGAGTAAATATCACAACTATAAATTCATAAATTTTTCTAAAACTTTGTTTGAAAAATTAGATTTTCTAGATTTTAAAAAGAATTTATATGTACAATACATGCCAAGTTTAGATTCAATAAAACCTAAAATACTTAATAAAGAAAATAATAAACCTAAAATATTCTTTTGGCAAAGATCAAAAGAGATAAACTGGATTTTGATTAAAAAACTTATCGATTTTACTCAGATAGAATCTATTCATATGCATAGAATATCTCCCATAGAAGAAAAAGATGATTGGTTTGAAAAACCTAGTGAAAATGATATTATAAATTACAATATTTCATTTTCACATTGGTTTGATTCAAAAGAAGATTTTTTTAATAAAGTTAACGAATTTGATATTTTTATTGCTCCCCGACTCTTTGAAGGTATTGGACTAGCCTTTTTAGAAGCAATGAGCCTTGGAAAATGTATTGTTGCACCAAACTTCCCAACAATGAATGAATACATAAAAGATAAACAAAATGGCTTTTTATATGATTTTACAAATCCTAAAAGAGTAGATTTAAATAATTGGAAAGAAATTTCACATAATGCAAAATATACAGCCTCTTTAATTAAAGATAAATGGATAAAGTCTGAGAATAAGATAATTGAGTTTATAGATTTAACAGATGAAAAAAATATTTCATATAATGAATACCTAGATTCTTTAGAATTAAGTAAAGTGAAAAATCATTTTATTATTGAAGATATTAAAATTAATAATTACCTAAATATTAATACTATCAATCAAAGTAGTATGGATTTTTCAAAGTATCTAAGTCTTCTGATTAGTTTTTTCAAAAAAAATATAAATAATGATAATAAATATATTATTTATGGAGCAGGAACGGGATGTGAACTTATTACAAAATTAATTGACAAAAAGAATATTCTATTTATAGTTGACTTGGATGAACAAAAATATTCAACAACTATTAATAATATAAGCATATACCCTATTGAAAAACTATTAATAAGTGACGAAAAAATTATAATTAGTTTATTTGGAAGATATGAAAAGATTTATCAATTCTTAACAGAAAAATATAAAATAAAAAAAGATAGGATTATATCTTTAGATTTTAGGTAA